The genomic segment GGCTGGATCGTCCCCTGCTTTTCTGACCTGTCCCTCAGCTGAACTGTCCCCTGCTTTTCTGACCTGTTCCCCAGCTGAACTGTCCCCTGCTCTTCTGACCTGTCCCCCGGCTGGATCGTCCCCTGCTTTTCTGACCTGTCCCTCAGCTGAACTGTCCCCTGCTTTTCTGACCTGTTCCCCAGCTGAACTGTCCCCTGCTCTTCTGACCTGTCCCCCGGCTGGATTGTCCCCTGCTTTTCTGACCTGTCCCCCAGCTGAACTGTCCCCTGCTTTTCTGACCTGTCCCCCAGCTGAACGGTCCCCTGCTCTTCTGACCTGTCCCCCAGCTGAACGGTCCCCTGCTCTTCTGACCTGTCCCCCAGCTGAACTGTCCCCTGCTCTTCTGACCTGTCCCCCAGCTGGATCGTCCCCTGCTTTTCTGACCTGTCCCTCAGCTGAACTGTCCCCTGCTCTTCTGACCTGTCCCCTGGCTGGACTGTCCCCTGCTTTTCTGACCTGTCCCCCAGCTGAACTGTCCCCTGCTCTTCTGACCTGTCCCCCAGCTGGATCGTCCCCTGCTTTTCTGACCTGTCCCTCAGCTGAACTGTCCCCTGCTCTTCTGACCTGTCCCCCAGCTGAACTGTCCCCTGCTCTTCTGACCTGTCCCCCGGCTGGATCATCCCCTGCTTTTCTGACCTGTCCCCCAGCTGAACTGTCCCCTACTCTTCTGACCTGTCCCCTGGCTGGACTGTCCCCTGCTTTTCTGACCTGTCCCCCAGCTGAACTGTCCCCTGCTTTTCTGACCTGTCCCCCAGCTGAACGGTCCCCTGCTCTTCTGACCTGTCCCCTGGCTGGACTGTCCCCTGCTTTTCTGACCTGTCCCTCAGCTGCATTATTCCCTGTCCATATCTCCTGTCCCCTGACTGGACCGTCCCCTGCTCTTCTGTCCTGTGCCCCGGCTGGACTGTCCCCTGGTCTTCTGACCTGTCCCTCAGTTGGACCATCTCTTGCTCTTCTATCCTGTTCCTCAGCTGCACTATTCCCTTTCTTTCTGTCCTGTCCCCAGGCTGGACCATCACCAGTTCTTCTGACCCATACCCTGGCTGGACCATCCCTTGCTCTTCTAACCTGTCCCTCGGTTGGATCGTCCCCTGGTCTTCTGACCCGTACCCTGGCTGGACCGTCCCCTGCTCTTCTAACCTGTCCCTCTGTTGGATCGTCTCCTGCTCTTCTAACCTGTCCCTCGGTTGGATCGTCTCCTGCTCTTCTGACCTGTCCCTCGGTTGGATCGTCTCCTGCTCTTCTAATCTGCCCCTCGGTTGGATCGTCTCCTGCTCTTCTAACCTGTCCCTCGGTTGGATCGTCTCCTGCTCTTCTAACCTGTCCCTCGGTTGGATCGTCTCCTGCTCTTCTAACCTGTCCCTCGGTTGGACCGTCCCCTGCTCTTTTGACCTGTCTCCCAGCTGGATCGTCCCCTGCTTTTCTGAGCTGTCCCTCAGCTGCATTATTCCCTGTCCATATCTTCTGTCCCCCGACAGGACCGTCCCCTGCTCTTCTGTCCTGTGCCCCGGCTGGACTGTCCCCTGGTCTTCTGACCTGTCCCTCGGTTGGACCATCTCCTGCTCTTCTGTCCTGTTCCTCAGCTGCACTATTCCCTTTCCTTCTGTCCTGTCCCCAGGATGGACCGTCACCAGTTCTTCTGACCCGTCGATCCACTGGACCGTCCCCTGCTCTTCTGACCTGTACCCTGGCTGGACCATCCCCTGCTCTTCTAACCTGTCCCTCGGTTGGATCGTGTCCTGCTCTTCTAACCTGTCCCTCGGTTGGACCGTCTCCTGGTCTTCTGACCTGTCTCCTGGCTGCATTGCCCCCTGCTCTTTTGACCTGTCCCCCGGCTGGATCGTCCCCTGCTTTTCTGACCTGTCCCTCAGCTGCATTATTCCCTGTCCATATCTTCTGTCCCCCGACTGTACCGTCCCCTGCTCTTCTGTCCTGTGCCCCGGCTGGACTGTCCCCTGCTCTTCTGACCTGTCCCTTGGTTTTACCATCTCCTGCTCTTCTGTCCTGTTCCTCAGCTGCACTATTCCCTTTCCTTCTGTCCTGTCCCCAGGCTGGACCGTCACCAGTTCTTCTGACCCGTCCATCCACTGGATCGTCCCCTGCTCTTCTGACCTGTACCCTGGCTGTACCGTCACCTGCTCTTCTAACCTGTCCCTCGGTTGGATAGTCTCCTGCTCTTCTAACCTGTCCCTCGGTTGGACAGTCTCCTGGTCTTCTCACCTGTCTCCTGGCTGCATTGTCCCCTGCTCTTCTGACCTGTCCCCTGGCTGGACTGTCCCCTGCTTCTCTGTCATGTTGTTTCTTCTTACGAGTAAATATTTCTTCTTTGTAGGCACCAGTTTTCCTGCCCAATCTTTGAGCTTTCATTACAAGGTGTGGACCAAATGTCCCATCACTCGTCTTTCCTTTCAAGGGTTGGATAATGAACCTCTTCCAACCTTTTAGGAAAGCCCCCTGAATCCCTTTACATACACTGAAGGCAGCTAATGGCTCCTGGCTTGAGTAGAAGCAGTTCCTAAGTGTGGCTGTCCCTTCATCCTCAACAATGCCTCTTCCTAAGTGTCTGATGTGAAGACCGGGGATAAGGAACTCATCATCTGGAGTGAGATGAAACGACATGTGCTCACCTAGAGCAGAGAACCTCACGGTGACCTTCCCATCAGGAGCAGGAAGGAGCTCTGGGGTTGTCACTTCACCATGGGGCAATGAAAGGCCACCAAAAATCCAGAAGACCAAAATCAGGCCAGATCCATAGAGACACAAGACAACCATAGTGAGAGTCCTATGTGAGGTACCAGTCTGACAGGTGTTAATGAGGGGTCTGCCGGATGCTTAACTGAGAAAAGTGATTGAAAGGATGAAGACCAAGCAACAAATATGATGAGCCTGTGACAGCTGCGGTGACTCCAGGAGGTGCCAGAGGTTCTCTGAAACATCTGCATTTGTCTGTCATTTACCAATGAATCTTGATCCTGGTGCAGATTCTAAGACTGTGGTGCTTGGATCACCAGATGAAGGTGGCGAAATAAAAGGCGACATGTGGCTTCAATTGTTGGAAGCAGTGAGTGCACATTGCCATCAAGACAGATCCATCTCAAGCCGGCCTGGAGAGGTATGAGGGGGTCTGTACTGCACCCCACGAAGGCAGCGCTCTCAGAGGGACTCTCCTTGTCCTGAGTCTGCTCTTTCTATCCCAGAAATAGAGCTGCTGGGGAGAGATCCCGGCATATATACAGGCAGAGCTCCCTCCACCCCTCCAGAGGGTTATTTTTGATCTTTAGCTTCTctgtccctccctcctctcctccttGTCAAACAGGAGGAGGGGAGACATGGAGGCAAAAAAGAAAAGAGCACA from the Anomaloglossus baeobatrachus isolate aAnoBae1 chromosome 11, aAnoBae1.hap1, whole genome shotgun sequence genome contains:
- the ADAMTS8 gene encoding A disintegrin and metalloproteinase with thrombospondin motifs 8, which codes for MVVLCLYGSGLILVFWIFGGLSLPHGEVTTPELLPAPDGKVTVRFSALGEHMSFHLTPDDEFLIPGLHIRHLGRGIVEDEGTATLRNCFYSSQEPLAAFSVCKGIQGAFLKGWKRFIIQPLKGKTSDGTFGPHLVMKAQRLGRKTGAYKEEIFTRKKKQHDREAGDSPARGQVRRAGDNAARRQVRRPGDCPTEGQVRRAGDYPTEGQVRRAGDGTARVQVRRAGDDPVDGRVRRTGDGPAWGQDRRKGNSAAEEQDRRAGDGKTKGQVRRAGDSPAGAQDRRAGDGTVGGQKIWTGNNAAEGQVRKAGDDPAGGQVKRAGGNAARRQVRRPGDGPTEGQVRRAGHDPTEGQVRRAGDGPARVQVRRAGDGPVDRRVRRTGDGPSWGQDRRKGNSAAEEQDRRAGDGPTEGQVRRPGDSPAGAQDRRAGDGPVGGQKIWTGNNAAEGQLRKAGDDPAGRQVKRAGDGPTEGQVRRAGDDPTEGQVRRAGDDPTEGQVRRAGDDPTEGQIRRAGDDPTEGQVRRAGDDPTEGQVRRAGDDPTEGQVRRAGDGPARVRVRRPGDDPTEGQVRRARDGPARVWVRRTGDGPAWGQDRKKGNSAAEEQDRRARDGPTEGQVRRPGDSPAGAQDRRAGDGPVRGQEIWTGNNAAEGQVRKAGDSPARGQVRRAGDRSAGGQVRKAGDSSAGGQVRKAGDSPARGQVRRVGDSSAGGQVRKAGDDPAGGQVRRAGDSSAGGQVRRAGDSSAEGQVRKAGDDPAGGQVRRAGDSSAGGQVRKAGDSPARGQVRRAGDSSAEGQVRKAGDDPAGGQVRRAGDSSAGGQVRRAGDRSAGGQVRRAGDRSAGGQVRKAGDSSAGGQVRKAGDNPAGGQVRRAGDSSAGEQVRKAGDSSAEGQVRKAGDDPAGGQVRRAGDSSAGEQVRKAGDSSAEGQVRKAGDDPAGGQVRRAGDSSAGEQVRKAGDSSAEGQVRKAGDDPAGGQVRRAGDSSAGGQVRRARDGPAGEQDRWTGNNAAEGQVRREGVTPAGGWGKAGDSPAGKQDVVYADKPHKISEVSVHTWRSEHSLHDATDQHKRNRRFVSEERFLEILLVADVSMVRFYGEDLKLHLLTLMSVAARIYRHPSLKNSLSLVVVKVLIAEDEASGPELSDNGGLILRSFCKWQQSYNMASDRHPEHYDTAILLTRQDFCGHNSCDTLGVADIGTVCEPSKSCSVIEDDGLQAAYTLAHELAHVLSIPHDNSNNCVKVFGDLAQHHLMAPLLLQLNQSMPWSPCSAMHLTDFFDSGYGNCLLDAPGTSLVLPLQLPGRSALYDLDNQCRQVFGEEFNHCPNTRQDDVCSQLWCKLMEEAVCHTKNGSLPWADGTSCGQQRICWDGMCQAEDEVLMPQVPMDGNWGGWNPWGECSRSCGGGVRFSYRDCNDPQPHNGGKYCQGLRARYESCSTEECPPGEKSFRDLQCEIHNYRDRLGNLKEWIPKYSGVSPRDRCKLMCQERGGSEFKVFQSKVVDGTLCGPDSLSVCVQGQCFKAGCDHTLNSTKKLDKCGVCGGDGSSCRKITGSLSKFKLGYSDIVTIPAGATSIDVKQRSHRSVIYDGIYLAIKRADGSYLLNGDYAVSSIEHDVHLRGSILLYSGSNTTLERIQSFQPLPEVLTIQLLRVAGESNPPKIKYTFYIPKTISYGQKKAKDKLSHNFLRPFLTSQWVLGDWSQCSKTCGSGWKRRTVECQDVDGVPSDQCPEELKPEDIRVCGALPCPMWRVGSWSHCSQTCGEGIKTQRVHCVDYMGKETKEGMCDSQKRPSGAMVSCKMEDC